A genome region from Deltaproteobacteria bacterium includes the following:
- a CDS encoding trypsin-like peptidase domain-containing protein has protein sequence MQAQRPTGKVKLFLFLLFFMGIALNLLVPAHEKWGILGFLPFFSDEARPKNLEKHPFVESAKNGVVLIETFSTQAGVQGGSGTGFIVRPGYVATNAHVAMCLKDGRDFVNAEKIYVYSKGERQEAEIEGLGAPNGSSQDMAVLKIRDTSMAPLKLADSSKYQGVSGEQVLTIGFPFVDDLTEKDKPMVSSAGSLNYNGPAGLFYPSGTNFNHGNSGGPVFLTSTGLVVGLVVSYRPVSRDGVEIRSVDCVIPINTYKAFFRDKTGQQLG, from the coding sequence ATGCAAGCCCAAAGGCCCACCGGAAAGGTGAAACTGTTCCTTTTCCTGCTGTTTTTTATGGGCATCGCCTTAAACCTTTTGGTTCCGGCCCACGAAAAATGGGGAATCCTGGGTTTCCTGCCCTTTTTTTCGGATGAGGCACGGCCGAAAAACCTGGAAAAACATCCCTTTGTGGAATCGGCGAAAAACGGCGTGGTCCTTATCGAAACCTTCTCCACCCAGGCCGGGGTCCAGGGCGGCAGCGGAACCGGCTTCATCGTGCGGCCCGGCTACGTCGCCACCAACGCCCACGTGGCCATGTGCTTAAAGGACGGCAGGGACTTCGTAAACGCCGAAAAAATTTACGTATATTCAAAGGGCGAAAGGCAGGAGGCCGAAATAGAGGGCCTTGGCGCGCCCAACGGGTCCAGCCAGGACATGGCGGTCCTGAAAATTCGGGACACCTCTATGGCCCCGCTCAAACTGGCCGATTCGTCCAAATACCAGGGCGTCAGCGGCGAGCAGGTTCTGACAATCGGCTTTCCCTTTGTGGATGATCTCACGGAAAAGGACAAGCCCATGGTGTCATCCGCAGGAAGCCTCAACTACAACGGCCCTGCGGGCCTTTTCTATCCTTCGGGCACCAATTTCAACCACGGGAACAGCGGCGGGCCGGTCTTTCTGACTTCCACCGGCCTTGTGGTGGGGCTCGTGGTGTCCTACAGGCCGGTATCCAGGGATGGTGTGGAGATACGCTCCGTTGACTGCGTGATCCCCATCAACACCTACAAGGCCTTTTTCAGGGACAAGACCGGTCAGCAGTTGGGCTGA
- a CDS encoding efflux RND transporter periplasmic adaptor subunit — MKSRCALGAAMLALALALVGCGKSGGEKPEDQIAARPPVAVEAVAVKASDTLEGIDIVGSLAPKYDTIVKSEYQGVVTKVFVTEWVRVRKGDLLAELDTREGRDQVEAVRAQVGSASAQEATARAQVSAAKASLVQAEAGLSRARREHARLTNLKDAGLVTQQSLDDAKTALEVAESQVEAARAGVESAQAQVSSAKSGVVANEKSLAHAETRLSKFLIKSPMDGVVAYRGVSPGDLVGDPASPKVMFRIVDDSFLELTVAVPSRHLAELSRGQTIMFTADAYPGREFTATVRFVNPTVSETDRAIKVQADVDNRQGVLKGGLFVKGRIVTSRKTGVLLAPRIAFSSLDLITKKGELLVAENGIARKKEVLVGSVYGENMEIAQGLSSGVLVITRGGYRVKDGDKVAVTTQPGDK, encoded by the coding sequence ATGAAGTCGCGTTGCGCGTTGGGGGCCGCCATGCTGGCCCTCGCCCTGGCCCTTGTCGGTTGCGGAAAGTCCGGCGGGGAAAAACCGGAAGATCAGATTGCGGCCCGCCCGCCCGTGGCGGTGGAGGCGGTGGCGGTGAAAGCCTCCGATACCCTGGAAGGCATCGACATCGTAGGCTCGCTTGCGCCGAAGTACGACACCATCGTGAAAAGCGAGTACCAGGGCGTTGTGACGAAGGTGTTCGTGACCGAGTGGGTGAGGGTGAGAAAGGGCGATCTCCTTGCCGAGCTGGACACCAGGGAGGGGCGCGACCAGGTCGAGGCCGTCCGCGCCCAGGTGGGCAGCGCAAGCGCCCAGGAGGCCACCGCCCGCGCCCAGGTTTCGGCTGCAAAAGCCTCTCTGGTCCAGGCGGAAGCCGGGCTTTCCAGGGCCAGGCGTGAGCACGCGAGGCTTACGAATCTCAAGGACGCGGGGCTTGTGACCCAGCAGTCCCTTGACGACGCCAAAACGGCCCTGGAAGTGGCCGAAAGCCAGGTTGAGGCCGCCAGGGCCGGTGTCGAGTCCGCCCAGGCCCAGGTTTCTTCGGCGAAAAGCGGCGTGGTGGCGAACGAGAAATCCCTTGCCCACGCAGAAACCCGGCTTTCCAAGTTTCTCATAAAAAGCCCCATGGACGGGGTGGTGGCCTATCGCGGCGTGAGCCCCGGAGACCTTGTGGGTGACCCGGCCTCCCCCAAGGTGATGTTCCGGATAGTGGACGACTCCTTCCTGGAACTCACCGTGGCTGTTCCGTCAAGACACCTTGCTGAGCTTTCCAGGGGCCAGACCATAATGTTCACCGCAGACGCCTATCCCGGAAGGGAATTCACCGCCACGGTGCGCTTTGTGAACCCCACCGTCAGCGAGACCGACCGGGCGATAAAGGTGCAGGCCGACGTGGACAACAGGCAGGGCGTCCTGAAAGGCGGGCTCTTCGTGAAGGGCAGGATAGTCACCAGCCGGAAGACCGGGGTGCTCCTGGCTCCCAGAATCGCTTTTTCCTCTCTGGACCTCATCACGAAAAAGGGCGAGCTCCTTGTGGCTGAAAACGGAATCGCTAGGAAAAAGGAAGTTCTCGTGGGATCGGTTTACGGCGAAAACATGGAAATAGCCCAGGGGCTTTCTTC
- a CDS encoding universal stress protein produces the protein MLIAVDHSENAERAVMYAARMVGNHPEIAVTILNAIRSPEEDAERDPKARSLILEERRQKGQALVSGLAGLLADAGLPKERIRTKVAVFTAPQTAADVILKEKHEGGYLTVVVGRRGVSRKEEFMFGSVSARVMRESGPQAVWVVS, from the coding sequence ATGCTGATAGCAGTGGATCATTCCGAAAACGCCGAAAGGGCGGTCATGTATGCGGCCCGCATGGTGGGAAACCATCCCGAAATCGCAGTCACCATCCTAAACGCCATAAGAAGCCCGGAAGAGGACGCTGAGCGGGACCCCAAGGCCCGCTCCCTGATCCTTGAAGAAAGGCGGCAAAAGGGACAGGCCCTGGTTTCGGGGCTGGCCGGCCTTTTGGCCGACGCCGGGCTTCCCAAGGAAAGAATCAGGACTAAGGTTGCCGTTTTCACAGCGCCCCAGACGGCGGCGGACGTCATTTTGAAGGAAAAGCACGAGGGCGGCTACCTTACTGTGGTGGTGGGCAGAAGGGGAGTGAGCAGAAAGGAGGAATTCATGTTCGGAAGCGTGTCCGCGCGGGTGATGAGGGAATCCGGGCCACAGGCCGTGTGGGTAGTCTCCTGA
- a CDS encoding DUF4101 domain-containing protein has translation MPNVNMCCRNASCSQYKEVHSLPSEDPFFCTSCGSRLLPASEPEPAPVFLPLVCNNPYCSDYELVRPRSSSSAAFCSKCGGRLGTPAPKESGSESADGWSPEEPGKGYVYDGDESAPKGKSYRFAVLTAFFLFACILLAGVVAYLAGVGKRDGRNEPMIPYSAGENSVDARAGGLEQAPTPSSETVNDEAAIREIVMRYPEIKRMGTSDLNDSVWDGILVYPILEKQKRSTCWLRKHDQRYVFGRQDVSIGSVVQYGDTATVTAVITESLGRYRMNGSTIRPMKESTYQAAYRLKKVNGSWYISCLEALKPGDPLDCDENSIIGEMEKQDMAGENACLSP, from the coding sequence ATGCCCAACGTCAACATGTGCTGCCGGAATGCTTCGTGCAGCCAGTATAAGGAAGTCCATTCGCTTCCATCGGAAGACCCCTTTTTCTGCACCTCCTGCGGAAGCCGCCTCCTGCCCGCTTCCGAGCCGGAACCAGCGCCCGTTTTCCTGCCCCTGGTATGCAACAACCCTTACTGCTCCGATTACGAGTTGGTGCGCCCACGGTCATCGAGTTCCGCAGCCTTTTGCAGCAAATGCGGAGGTCGGCTTGGGACCCCCGCGCCCAAGGAGTCCGGTTCCGAAAGCGCCGATGGCTGGTCGCCCGAAGAGCCCGGCAAAGGGTATGTTTACGATGGGGACGAATCCGCCCCAAAGGGGAAAAGTTACCGATTCGCCGTTCTCACCGCCTTTTTCCTTTTCGCCTGCATATTGTTGGCGGGCGTGGTGGCCTATCTTGCCGGGGTGGGGAAAAGGGACGGGCGAAATGAGCCCATGATTCCGTATTCCGCAGGGGAAAATTCTGTGGATGCCAGGGCGGGGGGGTTGGAACAGGCCCCCACGCCCTCTTCCGAAACCGTGAACGACGAGGCGGCGATACGTGAAATCGTCATGCGATACCCGGAAATAAAGCGCATGGGGACGAGCGATCTGAACGACAGCGTGTGGGACGGGATACTGGTGTATCCCATTCTGGAAAAGCAGAAACGCTCCACATGCTGGCTCAGAAAGCACGATCAGAGGTACGTGTTCGGCAGGCAGGACGTTAGCATAGGAAGCGTGGTGCAGTACGGCGACACGGCCACCGTGACAGCGGTTATAACCGAATCCCTTGGCCGGTACCGCATGAACGGGTCCACCATAAGGCCCATGAAGGAATCCACCTATCAGGCCGCCTACAGGCTTAAAAAGGTCAACGGCTCGTGGTACATTTCCTGCCTGGAGGCCCTCAAGCCAGGGGACCCTCTTGATTGCGACGAAAACAGCATAATAGGGGAGATGGAAAAGCAGGACATGGCCGGTGAAAACGCATGTCTGTCTCCCTGA
- a CDS encoding carboxypeptidase regulatory-like domain-containing protein — protein MGRNKGVFYFVMFLALMGVGLNALPLFLTPPGSVLVTLKDAAFSTDLGGREMALFSADDKISATGVINLENGKFRCLLANIRAGEQALIVKVAGFEKSAPQKIEVPSLGLAELSVSLTPDFGRLLVKPVDARVQGRVVDGAAIRLKDRDVTFTALENGFRQVDIGAGNYLVNVTAQGYCDQERQAVVKKGRVTELVAPLSPELDPSRERMRIMLDWGPDPRDLDSHLLMQRHSEIQGKGWVYFANKKVSLKNGKLLAMLDVDNTNSEGVETITVFTPLAYTTHYAVHLFAGQGSIAASDATVEVVSAGCRKETFRPPAGCSGRVWHVFDLTPDMRIIPKNVCMESFPKDWQIRATKKDEDDAGSASPAPAAAAPATEGRRP, from the coding sequence ATGGGTCGCAACAAGGGCGTGTTTTATTTCGTGATGTTTCTTGCGCTTATGGGTGTGGGGTTGAACGCGCTTCCCCTTTTTCTGACGCCGCCGGGAAGCGTGCTTGTTACGCTTAAAGACGCGGCCTTTTCCACCGACCTTGGGGGAAGGGAGATGGCCCTTTTTTCCGCCGACGATAAAATTTCCGCAACGGGCGTCATAAACCTTGAAAACGGAAAATTCAGGTGCCTTCTCGCCAACATCAGAGCGGGCGAGCAGGCCCTGATCGTAAAGGTCGCCGGTTTTGAAAAAAGCGCTCCGCAGAAGATCGAGGTGCCGTCCTTGGGCCTTGCGGAACTTTCCGTTTCGCTAACCCCCGACTTTGGAAGGCTTCTGGTGAAACCCGTGGACGCAAGGGTCCAGGGCCGGGTGGTGGACGGCGCGGCCATAAGGCTGAAGGATAGGGACGTCACGTTCACGGCCCTGGAAAACGGTTTCAGGCAGGTTGATATCGGAGCCGGAAATTACCTCGTGAACGTCACGGCCCAGGGTTACTGCGACCAGGAAAGGCAGGCCGTGGTGAAAAAGGGCAGGGTGACCGAGCTTGTCGCGCCGCTTTCCCCGGAACTCGACCCAAGCCGGGAAAGAATGAGGATCATGCTGGACTGGGGGCCCGATCCCAGGGACCTGGACTCCCATCTTCTCATGCAGCGGCATTCCGAGATACAGGGAAAGGGCTGGGTTTACTTCGCCAACAAGAAGGTGAGCTTAAAGAACGGAAAACTCCTGGCCATGCTGGACGTTGACAACACCAACTCCGAAGGGGTCGAAACCATAACGGTTTTCACGCCTCTGGCCTATACCACCCATTACGCCGTGCATCTTTTCGCGGGCCAGGGAAGCATTGCCGCTTCGGACGCCACCGTGGAGGTGGTCTCGGCAGGTTGCAGAAAGGAGACCTTCCGGCCTCCCGCAGGCTGCTCAGGCAGGGTGTGGCACGTTTTCGACCTCACCCCGGACATGAGGATAATTCCCAAGAATGTCTGCATGGAGTCCTTTCCCAAGGACTGGCAGATAAGGGCCACCAAAAAGGACGAGGATGACGCCGGGAGCGCCTCCCCGGCACCTGCAGCCGCCGCGCCCGCCACCGAAGGCCGCAGGCCGTAA